The genome window CTCACGGCGGAGATCACACGTCGTCGTCGGTCATCGCTTCCGCGGTCAGCTGGCCGCTGATCAGGCACATCGGGACGCCGATGCCGGGCGTCGTCGTCGAGCCCGTGAAGTAGAGCCCGTCGACCGCATCGGAGACGTGCGGCGGGCGGAGCAGCGACGTCTGGGTGAGCGTGTGCGCCAGCCCCAGCGCGCTGCCCGCGTAGCTGTTGTACCGGTCCGCGAAGTCGTCCACCGAGAACGTCTCCTCGACGACGACCCGGCCGCGGAGGTCGGTACCGGTGTTCTCCGCGATGTCGTCGATCACGAGGTCGCGGTAGCGGTTGCGGATCTCCGGGGTGTCAGCGAGGCCGGGCGCGATCGGCACCAAGGCGAAGAGGTTGCTGTGCCCCTCCGGCGCCACGCTGTCGTCCGTCTCGGAGGGGACGCAGAGGTAGTAGGCGGGGTCGTCGGGCCACTCGGGGTCGTCGAATATCTGCGCGAAATGTTCGTCCCAGTCGGTCGGGAGGACGAGCGTGTGGTGTTCGAGGTTCGGCACGTCGCCCTCGACGCCGAGGTACAGCAGGAACGCGGAGGGGGCGTACGTCCGCGACTCCCAGTACTCCTCGGTGTACTGCCGCTTGTGTTCGGGCAGCAGCTCCTGCTCGGTGTGCGCGTAGTCGGCGTCGGAGACGACGCGGTCGGCGAGATAGCGCTCGCCGTTCTCGGTGTCGACCGCGAAGGCGCCGTACCGGCCCTCGATGCCCGTCACTTCGGCGTCGGTGACGAACTCCACGCCGAGCTCCTCGGCGAGCTCGACGACCCCGTCGACGACGGCGCCGATCCCGCCGTCGGGGTAGTAGACGCCCATGTTGTAGTCGACGTGGCTCATCAGGTTGTACAGCGCCGGCGTGTTCGTCGGCGAGCCGCCGAGGAACACGAGCGTGTACTGCATCAGCTGCTGGAGCTTCGGGTGGTCGAAGTAGTCCTCGACGTGGCCCTGCATCTTCCCGAGCAGGGAGAGGCCCCACGAGTAGCGGAGGACGTCTTTGTCCACGTAGTCGCGCAGCCGCGGGCGGTCCTCGTACACGAAGTGCTCCATCCCGATCTCGTAGGTGCGCTGGGATTCTTCGAGGTAGGCGTCGAACGCCTCGCCCGCGCCCGGCTCGTACGACTCGAAGATCTCCTTGTTCGCCTCGCGGTCCGGCAGCACGTCGACCTTGTCGCCGTCCTTCCAGAACACGCGGTAGTGCGGGTCGAGCCGTTCCAGCTCGTAGAACTCCGACGGCTCGCGGCCGAAGTGACCGAAGAACCGCTCGAACACGTCCGGCATCAGGTACCACGACGGCCCCATGTCGAAGCTGAAGCCGTCGACTTCGAGCCGGCTGGCGCGGCCGCCGAGCTGCTCGTTCTTCTCCAGCAGCGTGACGTCCGCACCGGCGTCCGCGAGGTAACAGGCCGTCGAGAGGCCGCCGAATCCGCCGCCGATCACGACGACGGACTCGCCGGCGACGCCGTCGATGTCCGGGACCACGTCCATACTCGATCGTAGGAGCGGCGGCGGTATAAATCCGGCCGGACGCGGCCGGGCGGAAGGGTGCCGCGTCGCGCCGGGCGGAAGGGTGCCGCGTCGCGCCGGGCGGAAGGGTGCCGCGTCGCGCCGCCGGGATCGACCGCGCTCCTCGCGGCGAGTGGATACCACTAAGTCGCCGACGCGCGTACCGGTTTCCACATGGACCTGACGGTCGCGATCACCGGCGCAACGAGCGGGATCGGGCGAGCCGTCGCCGAGGCGTTCGTCGACGAGGGGGCGTTCGTCGCCGTCTCCGGACGCGACGGCGACGCCGTCGATCGCACCGTCGCGGCGCTGAACGGCGAGGGGGACTCCGGAGGAGACGCTGAGACTCCCGAAGACGGCGACCCAGCGGGCGACGCGGACGCCGAGCGCGGCACCGCCTGGGGCGACCGCGTCGACGTGCGCGACGAGTTCGACCTCGAACGCTTCTTCGAGCGGGTCGCCCGCGAGGCCGGCCCGGTCGACGTCGCCTTCGCGAACGCCGGCGTGTTCCACGGCGCGCCGGGCGAGAGCCCGACGACCGAGCTCTCGTACGCCGACTACGACGACACGATGCGCACGAACGCGCGCGGCGTGTTCGCGACGATCACCGAGGCCGTGCCTCACTTGGCTGACGACGCCCGGGTGATCGTCCCGTCGGGCGCGGTCGCGGCCGAGTCGAAGCCCGGCATGGGCGCGTACGCCGTCTCGAAGGCCGCGGCCGAGGCGGTCGCGCGCGGCTTCGCCGCCGATCTCGACGCGACGGTCGGGGTCGTCGACCCCGGGCTCGTCGCCACCGACCTCACCGGGAAGGAGCGCGCCCGCGACCCCGAGAGCGTCGCGCCGCTGTTCGTCTGGGCCGCCACCGAGGCGCCCGCCGAGGACCTGAACGGCGAACGGTTGGGACTCCGGGAGTGGAAGTCCGCGACGCGATAAGAGTGGATTGTAGCCGGGTTAGCGGCGACGGTCGCGAGGGGCGCAGCCGCTCGTTTATAAATAGCTGCTGGCGGGTCGGCGGCGAACACCTCCAAAGCCCCAGTCGCTCGTTTATAAACATCTGTTCGCAGATCGGTGGCGAACACCTCCAAAGCCCCAGTCGCTTGTTTATAAATATCTGTTCGCAGATCGGTGACGAACACCTCCAAAGCCCCAGTCGCTTGTTTATAAATATCTGTTCGCAGATCGGTGACGAACACCTCCAAAGCCCCAGCCGGGAGGACGCCGTACGCTCGCTGCGCTCCTCGCTCAGTCGCTGACGCTCCTTCGCTGCGGTGCTTACGTCGCCTACGGCGTCCTCCCGGCTGCCCCTGTGAGTCCCACCCCGCACAGCACCGCAACCGCACCTCACGCCTCCCCAGCCTCGTCGGCCCCCCTCCGCTTCGCTCCGGTCGGCCGACTCCAGCGAGAATCGAAGATTCTCTGGCAGCCGGCGCGTAGCGCCGGCGACCTCGCGCGTGCTGCCTCGCGGCCGCCGAGGGCGGCCGCTCGCAGGCACGCGCCACCGCAGTTGTTGTTTATAAATGATCGTCGCCGTCGCTTGTCGGTATTTAAATACCATCTCGTCGATTCCGCGCTCGACCACCGAGAATTATCCCGCGGTCGGTCGAAGGAAGGATATGCCACTCGCGGACCCCGACCTCTCGGGCTCGACGGCCTTTGTCACCGGAACGACTCGCGGCATCGGCAAGCGGATCGCGCTCGCGCTCGCCGACCGCGGCTGTAACGTCGTCTCGACGGGCAAAACGACGGACGACGACGACTCCGAGCTGGCGGGATCGATCGAACAGACGGCCCGAGAGGTGCGCGAGCGCGGGCCCGAGGCGCTCGCGCTCGAACTCAATCTCCGCGACGAGGATCGCGTCGAGGCGGTCGTCGAGGAGTCGATCGACCGCTTCGGCGAGGTCGACATCGTGATCAACAACGCGAGCGCGATCCAGCTGGCGAACGTCGCGGACCTGCCCGCCGACCGCTTCGACCTCCTCACCGACGTGAACGTCCGCGGGACCCACCTCGTCGCGCACGCGTTCGCCGACCACCTCGCGGGGCTCGACGGGGCATGGCTGCTGACGAACGCGCCGCCGGTCACGACCGACCGCTCGCCGGGGAAGGCGCCGTACGCGTGGTCGAAGCTCGGCATGTCGTTCGTCACGCTCTCGCTCGCCGAGGAGCTGGCGGGCGACGACGTGGGCTGTAACACCTTCTGGCCGGTGACGACTATCGACACCCGGGCGACCCGCTACTTCGGGCTCGGGACCGAGGACGACTGGCGGACCCCCGAAATCGTCTCCGACGCGGTCCTCGAAATCCTCGCGCGCGACCCGGCGGAGTGTACGGGCGAGAGCTTCTACGACGAGGAGTTGCTCCGCGAGGCGGGCGTGACGGACTTCTCCGAGTACAACCTCACCGAGGGCGACCCGGCGCCGATGTCGGCGCGGCTGTTCGACCCCGAGTTCGAACGCGAGTGGTGACCGGACCGGGCGCGTCGGTCCGGCCGCGTCCGCCTCAGTCCGTCACCGCCTCCCGGATCGTCGCGGTCGCCGCCTCCGGATCCTCGGCGGCCGTGATCGCCGACAGGACCGCCACACCGGCCGCGCCCGCCTCGACCACCGGCGCCGCGTTGTCGGCGTCGATCCCCCCGATTCCGACCACGGGGATCTCGACCGCGTCGACGACCGCGGCGATCCGCTCGACGCCGATCCCGTCGCGGTCCCCGGAGACGTCCTTCGAGTCGGTGCCGTAGACGGCGCCGACGCCCAGGTAGTCGGCGCCCGCGGCCTCGGCCGCCTCGGCCCCCTCGACCGTCGAGGCCGAGACGCCGACGACCGCCGACTCGCCCAGC of Halorubrum trapanicum contains these proteins:
- the thiE gene encoding thiamine phosphate synthase; this translates as MNINEWRTYLVTAAGRSAGRTTPEIVAAALEGGVDVVQLRDKATSARERYETGLRVREQTDEAGVPLIVNDRIDLASAVDADGVHLGQSDLPVAVAREQLGESAVVGVSASTVEGAEAAEAAGADYLGVGAVYGTDSKDVSGDRDGIGVERIAAVVDAVEIPVVGIGGIDADNAAPVVEAGAAGVAVLSAITAAEDPEAATATIREAVTD
- a CDS encoding SDR family oxidoreductase, which gives rise to MDLTVAITGATSGIGRAVAEAFVDEGAFVAVSGRDGDAVDRTVAALNGEGDSGGDAETPEDGDPAGDADAERGTAWGDRVDVRDEFDLERFFERVAREAGPVDVAFANAGVFHGAPGESPTTELSYADYDDTMRTNARGVFATITEAVPHLADDARVIVPSGAVAAESKPGMGAYAVSKAAAEAVARGFAADLDATVGVVDPGLVATDLTGKERARDPESVAPLFVWAATEAPAEDLNGERLGLREWKSATR
- a CDS encoding NAD(P)/FAD-dependent oxidoreductase; protein product: MDVVPDIDGVAGESVVVIGGGFGGLSTACYLADAGADVTLLEKNEQLGGRASRLEVDGFSFDMGPSWYLMPDVFERFFGHFGREPSEFYELERLDPHYRVFWKDGDKVDVLPDREANKEIFESYEPGAGEAFDAYLEESQRTYEIGMEHFVYEDRPRLRDYVDKDVLRYSWGLSLLGKMQGHVEDYFDHPKLQQLMQYTLVFLGGSPTNTPALYNLMSHVDYNMGVYYPDGGIGAVVDGVVELAEELGVEFVTDAEVTGIEGRYGAFAVDTENGERYLADRVVSDADYAHTEQELLPEHKRQYTEEYWESRTYAPSAFLLYLGVEGDVPNLEHHTLVLPTDWDEHFAQIFDDPEWPDDPAYYLCVPSETDDSVAPEGHSNLFALVPIAPGLADTPEIRNRYRDLVIDDIAENTGTDLRGRVVVEETFSVDDFADRYNSYAGSALGLAHTLTQTSLLRPPHVSDAVDGLYFTGSTTTPGIGVPMCLISGQLTAEAMTDDDV
- a CDS encoding NAD(P)-dependent oxidoreductase; translation: MPLADPDLSGSTAFVTGTTRGIGKRIALALADRGCNVVSTGKTTDDDDSELAGSIEQTAREVRERGPEALALELNLRDEDRVEAVVEESIDRFGEVDIVINNASAIQLANVADLPADRFDLLTDVNVRGTHLVAHAFADHLAGLDGAWLLTNAPPVTTDRSPGKAPYAWSKLGMSFVTLSLAEELAGDDVGCNTFWPVTTIDTRATRYFGLGTEDDWRTPEIVSDAVLEILARDPAECTGESFYDEELLREAGVTDFSEYNLTEGDPAPMSARLFDPEFEREW